GTAATTCAGCGCGATCTTGTCTGCATAGAGTCCGGCGGCGTTCACGATGTAGCCGGCCGCGATCAATCCTCTGTTGGTCCGGATGCCCTGCTCGGTCCGGCTCACGTAGGCGGTGCCAAGGTGCAGCTCGATGCCTTCCTGCATGGCATCTCGCTGCATGGCTTCGACGACGTGAATCGGATTCACCGTCGAGGTGCGCGGCGAAAACAAGGCTCGCTGAAATGTTTTGACGCGCGGCTCAATCTTCTTGGCCTCCGCCTCGCTCAATTCCTGAAGGTCGATCCCATTCGTCCGCCCGCGCCGCAGGAGCTCATCGAGGGACGGCAGGTCGCACTCATCCTTGGCCACGACGAGTTTTCCGCATCGATTGATGGGAATGCCCTTGTGCTCGCAATAGGCGGTCATGCGCTCATTGCCGAGTTTCGTGAGTTTGGCCTTGAGGCTGTCCGGCGAATAGTAGAAGCCTGCGTGGAGCACGCCGCTGTTGCGCCCGCTGGCGTGGGCGCCGAATTCAGACTCTTTCTCGATGAGGCCGATGCGCGCATCGGCCTGGCGCGCTTTCAGCTCTCTGGCGATGCTGAGCCCGATGACGCCGCCGCCGATGACGAGGACATCATACTGTGTCATGGGTGCTCACAATGGATTGCCGGATGATCGAGACCATGCGTTGGAGCTCCTTCAGCGTGACAGCCAGCG
The Nitrospira sp. genome window above contains:
- the lhgO gene encoding L-2-hydroxyglutarate oxidase, whose protein sequence is MTQYDVLVIGGGVIGLSIARELKARQADARIGLIEKESEFGAHASGRNSGVLHAGFYYSPDSLKAKLTKLGNERMTAYCEHKGIPINRCGKLVVAKDECDLPSLDELLRRGRTNGIDLQELSEAEAKKIEPRVKTFQRALFSPRTSTVNPIHVVEAMQRDAMQEGIELHLGTAYVSRTEQGIRTNRGLIAAGYIVNAAGLYADKIALNYGFSEKYRILPFKGLYLYSNEPPGSFRTNIYPVPDLRNPFLGVHFTITADGKAKIGPTAIPAFWRENYEGLSNFKLSELMEVAGRGLGLLTGAQFDYRRLAVEEIAKYSRSKMVELASVLAEGVKENNYVTWGRPGIRAQLLDITTKKLEMDFVLEGDRRSMHVLNAVSPAFTCSLPFAAHVCDEIERHTHPPI